The stretch of DNA ACTTTTCATACCCACAAAACGGTTCTCAACAATGTCCGTACGACCAATACCATGTTTACAACCCAGCTCATTGAGTTGTGTAAGCATGTTAGCAGGACTAAGTTTAACGCCATTAAGAGCGACTGGATCACCGTTCGCATATGTAATTTCAATCACTTCAGATTTGTCAGGCGCATTTTCAGGGCTTACTGTCCATCTCCACATGTCTTCTTCTGGCTCTGCAGCTGGATTTTCAAGCACAAGTCCCTCATAAGAGATGTGAAGTAAGTTTGCATCCATAGAGTAGGGTGATTTACCCGGTTTTTTCTCAATGCTGATGCCATTTTTCTCTGCATACGCTAGTAATTTTTCACGAGAGTTCAAATCCCATTCACGCCAAGGAGCGATGATAACAAGATCAGAGTTCATGCTAAGGTAACCCATCTCAAAACGTACTTGATCATTTCCTTTACCTGTAGCTCCATGACTCACGCCATCAGCTCCAACCATTGCAGCAATCTCTGCTTGACGTTTTGCAATGAGTGGTCTAGCAATAGAGGTTCCTAAAAGATACTCGCCCTCATAAATTGCATTGGCTCTAAACATAGGAAATACATAATCTTTTACAAATTCTTCTTTTAAATCTTCAATAAAAATATTTTCAGGTTTAATGCCTAAAGAGATGGCTTTTTTGCGCGCAGGCTCTAGTTCTTCGCCTTGACCGATGTCGGCAGTAAACGTTACAACTTCACATTTGTACTCATCTTGGAGCCATTTTAAAATAATACTGGTATCCAGTCCACCTGAGTATGCTAAAACTACTTTTTTGACACTTTTTTTCATAATACGAATCCTCACAGAATTTATAGAATTGCGTGATGGTAGCGCAAGTTTGTAAAAACTTTGCTTATACCCTACGGGTGCTTTACATGTAAAGTTTAAAAAAGCAAGTTTAAATATTCTTTTGCTAGAATGAGCGTTAAATCCTGAAGGATGGGGTATGAGAGTCGATAAATTTTTAAACAGTACTAATATTACAAAACGTCGTGCAGTCTCAGAAGATATGTGCAAAAATGGCGTCATAAGCATCAATGGTGTGGTTGCAAAGCCTGCTAAAGATGTCAAAGTAGGCGATATTATTACCATCAATTATCTTGAAAAAGCAGTAAAATACGAGGTTTTGCAAATTCCTGAGAGCAAAACCATTCCAAAAACGAAACAAAACGAATATGTAAGGGAAGTTTGATGAACTACCAAGAAGCCTATAAACAGTTTAACGCGCTCTTTGAAAATGAGCTAAGCAGCGAAGAAGCGGCACAATTTTTAGTCGAACTTTATGATCGAGGCGAAAGCTTTGAAGAGATTGCCGCAGCAGCTAACGTTATGCGTGAGCATAGTGTTAAGTTAGACATTCCAGAGCATTTAAAAGCAGAAATCATTGACATTGTAGGAACAGGTGGCGATAAAAGTGGTACGTTTAATATTTCGACTACAACGTCTATCGTCTTAGCCTCGCTGGGCTGTAAAGTTGCCAAACATGGTAGCGGTTCAGCAACTTCACTCTCCGGTAGTGCTGATGTCCTTAAAGCTTTGGGGCTTAATCTTGCATTGCCACCTGAAAAACAGATTAAGATGCTTGAGGAGTGCGGTTTTGTCTTTATGTTTGCAATGAACCATCATCCTTGCATGAAACATATTATGCCAATTCGTAGAAGTCTCTCACACCGTACTATTTTCAATATGTTAGGACCGCTTGCCAATCCCGCAGGTGCTCAAAAACAGATGGTCGGCGTGTTTCATGTGGATTATATTGAGCGTTTTAGTAAGGCTTTAAGAGAGCTTGGAACGCTTAAAAGTATGGTCGTAAGCTCATTAGATGGCTTAGATGAAGTGAGCATCTGTTCTGTATCACGTTACACTATGATTGAAAATAAGATTATCACTGAAGGTGAAATTGACCCTCAAAGGTATGGTTTTAAACTAGCTCCACTGGAAGCTATCAAAGGTGGTGAAAGTGTTGAAAATGCCGAGATCACACGCGCAATTTTACGAGGGGATGAAAAAGGTTCCAAACTTGACATCGTCTTATTAAATGGTGCGGCAGCGCTTATGGTGGATGGTAGAGCCAGAGACATGCAAGAGGGCATTGAGATGATGCGAGATGCCATTGCAAGCAAAAAAGCGTGGGATAAGCTTGGCGAAATTATCAAGCTCTCATATCTTGTATGAGTTTAACGTATGAAAAAGTGTGTGATTTAGCACACTTAAATGCTTTTGCCAAAGAAATACACGTAAAGCTTGGAAATTCAGGTGTTCTTCTTTTACGAGGAAATCTTGCCAGTGGAAAGACTGCTTTTGTGAAAGCATTTGCAAAAGCGTTAGGCATAGAAGAGGCTATCTCTTCACCAACATTTTCAATTTTACATGAGTACGAGGGAAAGCTTTTTCACTATGATATTTATCAATGTGGAACGGATGGATTTCTCAAAAGTGGACTGATAGAAAAATTTGATTTGGAAGGTTATCATCTCATTGAATGGGGTGATGCTGAGTTTGAAAAATTATTGCACCATTTTGGTGTAGGTTACAGTACAATTGACATAGAAACAATGGATTTAAAACGCAACTACAAGGTTCACATGAATGCATACGCTTAAAGTTCAAGAATTACAAAAAGTTATTAAAAAAACAGAAATTATTAAGGGTGTTTCGCTCGATGTTAAAAGTGGCGAAGTCGTAGGCCTTTTAGGCCCCAATGGTGCTGGTAAAACAACAGTCTTTTACATGATCTGTGGTCTCATTGAGCCAAGTGCTGGAACTATTTATTTTGACAATCAAGATGTAACACAAATGCCTTTACATGTAAGAGCAAAACTAGGCATTGGTTACCTTCCTCAAGAATCAAGTATCTTTAAAGATCTCAGTGTTGAAGAGAACATCATGCTTGCGGCAGAAATTGTTTATCCAAACAATGAAGATGCTATGAAGCGTGTGGAAGAACTCTTAAATTTGCTCAATATTGAGCCAATTCGTAAACGAAATGGTGTGAGTCTGAGTGGTGGTGAGAGACGTCGTTGTGAGATTGCGCGATCATTGGTTTTAAAGCCAAAATTTCTTCTTCTTGATGAGCCTTTCGCAGGTGTTGATCCTATCGCGGTGGCAGATATTCAAGCAATCGTGCAAGAGCTTGCAAAGCTTGACATTGGTGTTTTGATTACCGATCATAATGTTCGTGAAACACTTGCCATTTGTGATCGTGCTTACGTACTTAAAGATGGAGCACTGCTAGCCAGTGGAAGCAGTGAAGAAGTCGCGCAAAATAAACTGGTGAAAACCTATTATCTTGGCGAAGATTTTAGATTTTAGCGCATAAGGGAGATGGGTTTTGAAACTTAGGGTTTCTGGCACACAAACAACCAAACAAAAGTTCTCCTCAACGCTAAGAGGCTGGCTTCCCATACTTCAAGCCAATCTCGATAGCTTAGTAGAAACACTAGAACCTTTTGTACAAGAAAACCCCTTCATTAGTGTCAAATCAGGTTCTGAAACACCCGATAAACGGTTTGAGAAAAAAAGCTTTTTCTCTGAAGCGGCTAAAACATCCGTTTCGGATACTATAGAAGCGTTAACACTGGATAAAAAATCTCTTTTTCAAACACTCTTTGAACAGGTGAATCCACCTCTTTTCCCAACAGAAAAATCGCAGCGTATAGCCTATGAAATTATCGAAAATATTAACTCAGAGGGTTATTTTGAAGTACAAGGACTTGCCGAAATCGCTAAAAAATTGGCTGTTTCTGTAGTTGAAGTTGAAAAAATTAGACAACGTTTTGCTTACCTAGACCCTTTGGGTATAGGAGCGCTTGATCTTAAAGAGACTTTTTTATTTCAGCTCCAAGATCTCTCTTTAGAAAATGATCTTTATTCGATGGTTGAAAAGCTTATTATTAACTTTGAAAACATCGAATCTTTTAGCAAAGAGTCTCTGTTTCATGAAGCACTGAACATCATAAAACGTTTTCACAACCCCCCTGCTATCGACTTTTTAGAAGATGAAAAAGAGGTCATTCCTGATATTTTTATTTACGATTTAGCAGGAGCCATCGAAGTGCGAATCAATGATGCGTACTATCCTGAAGTGATTATTGACACGGAAGGGCTTGATGAGAACCATAGTTTTGTTTCTCAAAAAATCAAAGATGCTAAAGATCTTATTGATGCATTAGAGATGCGTAAAGCAACACTTTATAAGATTGGTTTGATGATTGTGGAGTATCAGTATGACTTCTTCTTTGGAAAAGCAATCAAGCCTATGAAACTCAAAGATTTGGCTGATGATTTAGGACGTAACCCTTCGACCATTTCTCGTGCCATTGCTGGCAAATACCTTTCATGTTCTCGCGGTGTTATTCCTTTGAAACAGTTTTTTGCAACAGCCGTGGAAGAGGATATTTCTAACAGTGCGATTAAAGAGTATATGGTGGAATTGGTGAAAAATGAGAGTAAACTAAAGCCACTTAGCGACATTAAACTCTTAGAACTCATTGAGTCAAAATTCAACATCAAAATGGTGCGACGTACGATTACAAAGTACCGTCAGCAGTTTAACATTGCTAGCTCATCCGAGCGTAAAAAACTCTATACCCTTAAATTCTAAGCGATTTTAGCAACATCCGCATGTTTGAAGTGCATTTTGAGCATTTCGTAGGCATTTTGAACCTCTTGAAACTTTGCCACATACTTTACATGTAAATCTCCATCGTACAAACCACAACTATCTGGATGGTATTTTTTAACCAATGCAAGGTAATTTCTACGAATAATCTCAAAAGAGTCTTCAACTTTACAACCAAGAATACCAAAGTACTCTTCAAGCAGAGAGAAGAGGGCATTATGACGGCTTCGTTTTGCACGTTTTGCCACAAAACTCTTTTTATAGGCTAATAAATCTTCCAAGACATACGAAAATTCTACAAAACAGCCAAAGAGCTCTTTTTGATCCAGTAGTTTTTCTAAAAGGCGAACGGTCACGTCAGAGTTTGGGTAGAGTGTAATCGTGCCATTTTTAGGACGAATTCTTACTAAATGATCCTTAAAATAGCTTTTAAGATACGATGCAAAAAGTGTGTTGTGTGAACCCATATGAAAGACAACAGCATAGCTGTCTTCAATAGCAAGGTTTATATTCATTTTTTGGAGTACTTGATTGGATTTGAGAAGGGATATTTTGATGCTTTTGTCAACCGCATTTTCAATAATATGGGCTTGTTCACTGTTTCCTGTCTTGCGAAGGTAGATTTTGCTGATAAGCTTTAAGAAATAGCGACGTTGTACTAACTCATCGTGCTCTTTGAAGATAATCATTTTATCTTTGCGACCAATCTTCTTTTGAAAGTTTTTATCCGCAATATTTTGTAAGTAATAAAATGTTTTTGAATCTTCTTGTATTGTAAGAGCAAGCATATCATGAGAAAGTGAAAGGTGCATCGATCCATCCTTTTTGTCAAGTTATTTACCTTGAAGCAAAAAGAATTCCAAGTTTTAAAAGTTTAGATCCAAATGGCATCTTCATCAAGGCTCGGATTGCCTTGAAGTATCTGATATGGGGCATACAAAGCTTTGTATTTGAGGCTTTGACAGTTTTCTACATAATAGCCCAGATAGATCCAATCTAGATCATACTCTTTAGCCAGAATGATCTGTTCATAAATGGACAGACGCCCTAAGGAAAGCTTTTCAAAATCAGGATCATAGTAAAAATAAATCGACGAGATGCCATCATCTAAAAAATCAATCAAATCAACGCCGATGAGTTTATCGTCATGAAAATAGAGCACTTCTTTACCGAAATTATGTGCACCACTCACATAGAGTTCATGATAGCTTTGTGGCTTGAGATTGTAGTATTGCCAGCCGCGTTTTTGCTCCATAAAACGGTGGTATTTATCGTAAAGTTCTAGGTGCTCTGTACTAATAGTAGGAGATTGAATGACGTAACGAAGGCCTTCTGCTTTTTTAAAAGCACGTTTCGCAGAGCGTGAAAAAGCGTAGTTTTTAATATCAATGCGAAGGCTTAAACACGATTTGCAATTATGGCATTGTGGACGTGAATAGTAGTGGCCAAAGCGTCTCCAACCTCGTTCTATTAAAGCTTGATTAAGCTCCATCGTTGCACTTTCGATGTACTTATATTCCATACGTGTTTTGCAGCCATCAAGATAGGAGCATTTTGTTTCTAAGGTTGAAAATTCAATCATGCGTGAGAAGGGTGTCATGGCTTAGTGTAGTTTTTTAACTCCAGAGTTTTGCATAAATTTTTCAAATTGCTCGTGTAGTTTTTTTTCTTTCTCTTGTTTTTGTTCTACGATAAGTTTTTCTTTTGTATTTTTTTCTTCTTGATTGATTTTGTCTTTGAGTGATTTGAGGTCATCAAATAGATTGCTTTGCATTGCATGCCTTTACATGTAAAGATAAATAAGGTTGGATTATAGCAAAAAATCATACAAAGAGGCTTAGAAAGGGTCGATTAATTTTTTTTATTTGAGAATTAGGAATTAAAAAAAGAAGTGGTACCTGAGGCCGGACTCGAACTCATGGAAAAGTATATGATAAATCCCTAAAATTAGGCATTTTATTAAAAATTAGTTAGCCAAGAACACACTTTTTTTAACGATTATATTGACATCTGATTAAGTATTAATACGTAAAATATTACATATTAATTTATGTATTTTGTGGTGTCAAGAGAGGGAAACTTTGAATGAGAAACAAAAAAATACAAAAGACCATAAATAGGGACTATCACAACTCTATCATTTTCAAAAAACTGTATTTTTTGTTCATTTTGGGCACAGTAAAATATATTGCCGATAATATATTAACAAAATTAAGCATTTTTTAATAACTTCATTTATTTTTAACCTAAAATATAGTTTTAGGAAGAGAATTATCTAAAAAATATCTAATATTTGAGCTTTATAAAATTATTAAAGTAAGATAAACTATTTCTCGTGTATTTTGATAAAGTGATACATAAATACTACACATTAAAATTCCGATATATTATTTTAATGATTTTTTAATATGCAATTTGTGAATTATACTTCATCAAGCTTACAATGAATAATATAGTCACTATGTTGTGTTATATCAATAACTCGAAATTTTAATTTTGGTTGAACTAAAATTTCATTTTCATTTTTAAAAATAGAAAAATTACTAATATCGAGGTAAACGGATTTTCTTGAGCATATTTCATAAATCACTGCTGCTTTTTTTTGTTCTATATTTTTAGAGCTATTGAAAATTGAGTTTTCTGCCGTTTGAATGTCATATGAAAAGGACAAGATGCTATTTTCTAATTCAATTGTCTGAGATATTACATGATTATTTTTAAAAACAAAAAAAATATCATCAACTTCATTATTTTCGTCTTCAAGAATATCACCACGGAAAATTGATTTTTTTTTATCAGTGTTATCTATATATTTCTCAAATAATCCACGAAGTAAATTTGCAGTTGGAAGATACTCTTTTAGAAAGTCATCAAGATAATTACCTTGGAAAATTCTTTTAATATGGCGATATTCAAGAGTAGAGTTAGTCCAAATATAAATTGCTTTTTTTTCTTCTTCTGTCAAATTATCAAAAGATTGTTTATTCAAAATTTCTTTCCTTAATGCATATTTTACAAAGATATTAAGCAATTAAAGATTGATTTTTCTTTATACTTTGAGTATTGAATATTTTGCAAAAAAAATTTACAAGGGAAATAATGGTTAATTATCATGAAAGTAAACTATGGCACAATCTCAAAACAAAAGTTTCTGAAAAAATATTAGGAGATTTTAAAACTGTTATAGATAGCACTATCCCTCTTTTAAAATATATTAAAACAACTTTCCCAAATTATACTAATCATGATAGCGAACATTCATTAAAAATTATTAAAAATATTGAAATGCTTTTAGGAGATCATGTCGAAAATTTATCTGAAGCAGAATCAGCTGTTCTCTTACTTGCAGCGTATTGGCATGATTTAGGTATGGCTTGTAGTGATATCCAAAAAATAAAAGATGAACGATGGTTTGAAAAGTATCAAGTAGATAATAATATAGAAAATTCTAGTTGTCTAACTATGGAAGTAGCTTCAGATTATTTAAGGCAATATCACCATGAAAGGCTTGAGTTCCACCTATATGATACAGATGAACTTTTAGTACATCTTGAAAATGATAGCTTATTAATCAAAGAGCATAATATTATTGATATAGCCTATCAAGTGTCTAAAAGTCATTATGAAAATACTGAAAATATAATAATTTTAGAAAAATATAATTCTGCTGAACGAAATGATGATTTTTCTTTTTGTGCGATTCTTCTTAGATTAGGAGATATTTTGGATTTTGACCAAGAACGTACAGAAACCTCTACTTATAAATTTTTAGGGTTAAATTCTGCAATTACAACTTCAGAAAAAATTAGCCAAGAAGAATGGAAAAAACATTTATCAAGCCTTGGTTTTAAATATCAAAACAATATTTTATATTTTAGTGCGACACCCACTGACCCCAATATTGAACATTTAATACGAAAATTTATTGAAGTTATTGATTTAGAAATTAACAAATGTTCGCATTTTTTTAATACATATTGTAAAAAATGGAACTGTATTCTTAAATTACCTTCTTCAATTAACGTTGAAAATATCAAATCGCAAGGCTATAAATTTGGAGATTTTCACTTTACGTTAGATCATGAAAAAATTCTAAATCTCCTTACTGGAGACAATATATATGAAAATCAAGCGGTTTTTATAAGAGAACTTCTCCAAAATTCAATAGATGCTTCATTATATATCCAAGCGATTAAAGCAAGAAATGGCATTGAATATAAATGCAAACCAATTAATGTATTTGATTGGTATGATGATAAAGGCAATTATTGGATTCGTTTTGATGATTATGGTGTCGGTATGGATGAATATATATTACTTAATTATTTTACAAAAATAGGCGTTTCATTCTACGAATCAAAAGATTTTGACAAAACGATTGGCTTTAAAGCAATTAGTAAATTTGGTATTGGCATCTTATCTTGTTTTATGATTTCAAATAAGATTGAAGTTAATACAAGGAAAGAAGGGAAAGAAGCCATTCGATTTTCGATTAATTCACTCAATTCTTATTTTGTGACACACTTAGAAAACGAGCATAAAAGAGTTAGTTATTTTCCTTCACCAGATGATAAAAAAGAAAAATATCGAAAAGATGTAGGTACCTCTATTGCCATTCAAATAGA from Sulfurospirillum arsenophilum NBRC 109478 encodes:
- a CDS encoding argininosuccinate synthase → MKKSVKKVVLAYSGGLDTSIILKWLQDEYKCEVVTFTADIGQGEELEPARKKAISLGIKPENIFIEDLKEEFVKDYVFPMFRANAIYEGEYLLGTSIARPLIAKRQAEIAAMVGADGVSHGATGKGNDQVRFEMGYLSMNSDLVIIAPWREWDLNSREKLLAYAEKNGISIEKKPGKSPYSMDANLLHISYEGLVLENPAAEPEEDMWRWTVSPENAPDKSEVIEITYANGDPVALNGVKLSPANMLTQLNELGCKHGIGRTDIVENRFVGMKSRGCYETPGGTIMLRAHRAIESITLDREAAHFKDEIMPRYAKTIYNGFWFSPEREMMQAAIDKSQETVNGTVKLKLYKGNVSVIGRDSKTNNLFNEAFCTFEEDEVYNQKDAEGFIKLNALRFIISGKNRKKQGKA
- a CDS encoding RNA-binding S4 domain-containing protein, translated to MRVDKFLNSTNITKRRAVSEDMCKNGVISINGVVAKPAKDVKVGDIITINYLEKAVKYEVLQIPESKTIPKTKQNEYVREV
- the trpD gene encoding anthranilate phosphoribosyltransferase yields the protein MNYQEAYKQFNALFENELSSEEAAQFLVELYDRGESFEEIAAAANVMREHSVKLDIPEHLKAEIIDIVGTGGDKSGTFNISTTTSIVLASLGCKVAKHGSGSATSLSGSADVLKALGLNLALPPEKQIKMLEECGFVFMFAMNHHPCMKHIMPIRRSLSHRTIFNMLGPLANPAGAQKQMVGVFHVDYIERFSKALRELGTLKSMVVSSLDGLDEVSICSVSRYTMIENKIITEGEIDPQRYGFKLAPLEAIKGGESVENAEITRAILRGDEKGSKLDIVLLNGAAALMVDGRARDMQEGIEMMRDAIASKKAWDKLGEIIKLSYLV
- the tsaE gene encoding tRNA (adenosine(37)-N6)-threonylcarbamoyltransferase complex ATPase subunit type 1 TsaE, whose product is MSLTYEKVCDLAHLNAFAKEIHVKLGNSGVLLLRGNLASGKTAFVKAFAKALGIEEAISSPTFSILHEYEGKLFHYDIYQCGTDGFLKSGLIEKFDLEGYHLIEWGDAEFEKLLHHFGVGYSTIDIETMDLKRNYKVHMNAYA
- the lptB gene encoding LPS export ABC transporter ATP-binding protein, which gives rise to MHTLKVQELQKVIKKTEIIKGVSLDVKSGEVVGLLGPNGAGKTTVFYMICGLIEPSAGTIYFDNQDVTQMPLHVRAKLGIGYLPQESSIFKDLSVEENIMLAAEIVYPNNEDAMKRVEELLNLLNIEPIRKRNGVSLSGGERRRCEIARSLVLKPKFLLLDEPFAGVDPIAVADIQAIVQELAKLDIGVLITDHNVRETLAICDRAYVLKDGALLASGSSEEVAQNKLVKTYYLGEDFRF
- a CDS encoding RNA polymerase factor sigma-54; this encodes MKLRVSGTQTTKQKFSSTLRGWLPILQANLDSLVETLEPFVQENPFISVKSGSETPDKRFEKKSFFSEAAKTSVSDTIEALTLDKKSLFQTLFEQVNPPLFPTEKSQRIAYEIIENINSEGYFEVQGLAEIAKKLAVSVVEVEKIRQRFAYLDPLGIGALDLKETFLFQLQDLSLENDLYSMVEKLIINFENIESFSKESLFHEALNIIKRFHNPPAIDFLEDEKEVIPDIFIYDLAGAIEVRINDAYYPEVIIDTEGLDENHSFVSQKIKDAKDLIDALEMRKATLYKIGLMIVEYQYDFFFGKAIKPMKLKDLADDLGRNPSTISRAIAGKYLSCSRGVIPLKQFFATAVEEDISNSAIKEYMVELVKNESKLKPLSDIKLLELIESKFNIKMVRRTITKYRQQFNIASSSERKKLYTLKF
- a CDS encoding adenylosuccinate lyase produces the protein MHLSLSHDMLALTIQEDSKTFYYLQNIADKNFQKKIGRKDKMIIFKEHDELVQRRYFLKLISKIYLRKTGNSEQAHIIENAVDKSIKISLLKSNQVLQKMNINLAIEDSYAVVFHMGSHNTLFASYLKSYFKDHLVRIRPKNGTITLYPNSDVTVRLLEKLLDQKELFGCFVEFSYVLEDLLAYKKSFVAKRAKRSRHNALFSLLEEYFGILGCKVEDSFEIIRRNYLALVKKYHPDSCGLYDGDLHVKYVAKFQEVQNAYEMLKMHFKHADVAKIA
- a CDS encoding arginyltransferase; the encoded protein is MTPFSRMIEFSTLETKCSYLDGCKTRMEYKYIESATMELNQALIERGWRRFGHYYSRPQCHNCKSCLSLRIDIKNYAFSRSAKRAFKKAEGLRYVIQSPTISTEHLELYDKYHRFMEQKRGWQYYNLKPQSYHELYVSGAHNFGKEVLYFHDDKLIGVDLIDFLDDGISSIYFYYDPDFEKLSLGRLSIYEQIILAKEYDLDWIYLGYYVENCQSLKYKALYAPYQILQGNPSLDEDAIWI
- a CDS encoding HD domain-containing protein: MVNYHESKLWHNLKTKVSEKILGDFKTVIDSTIPLLKYIKTTFPNYTNHDSEHSLKIIKNIEMLLGDHVENLSEAESAVLLLAAYWHDLGMACSDIQKIKDERWFEKYQVDNNIENSSCLTMEVASDYLRQYHHERLEFHLYDTDELLVHLENDSLLIKEHNIIDIAYQVSKSHYENTENIIILEKYNSAERNDDFSFCAILLRLGDILDFDQERTETSTYKFLGLNSAITTSEKISQEEWKKHLSSLGFKYQNNILYFSATPTDPNIEHLIRKFIEVIDLEINKCSHFFNTYCKKWNCILKLPSSINVENIKSQGYKFGDFHFTLDHEKILNLLTGDNIYENQAVFIRELLQNSIDASLYIQAIKARNGIEYKCKPINVFDWYDDKGNYWIRFDDYGVGMDEYILLNYFTKIGVSFYESKDFDKTIGFKAISKFGIGILSCFMISNKIEVNTRKEGKEAIRFSINSLNSYFVTHLENEHKRVSYFPSPDDKKEKYRKDVGTSIAIQIDFNKLKSWINIEEELLENILCSPIEIQYKNKKIGTTLDILKDNFWIKHEETFELDKNDIDQINNFYQSSKKNNNIKITLQPIDISKNLVNPNIQGHSLQISISGLKCRKNEDYEFNIKNSKRIITLQLYKNRFNSSSSKEFTIELSKYPVIQTLLDKPLFNKISHNGIVVQKINVNSFLTPITVTHIYLFNQSRPLLDISRSKIRFNLETLLAMNLMFLQNDGLSHNLYNLKLVGIEGTKITYKEAIHNILPILSILQNTKLFNIITINGLQNVSIDEIIKTKLSNIIKIQIHECPVICAYDIIDLSYLHQEINTIITTTLLFLYTEVFFDISSDKKSPSCFISNITHHDETTLNLKLPRICQELFPVGFFIQYDNRLINLLQFNSITYPYESYSVNLKHPFSQWLISKAETLNKNFGGIFEDIKSVFTTLRKTNDEKKEQLIKVINVLQKIDRNIISKEVIESINFEIEQ